The Raphanus sativus cultivar WK10039 chromosome 6, ASM80110v3, whole genome shotgun sequence sequence GATCCATGTATAGATACAGCTCAATTTGTCGAGAATATTTCCTTTTCTAATAAAACAGGTTCTgcttataactttttaaaaaatacccTTTGTTAACTTAAAATTCGATCGAATAATACTAATAAGTTACTACATTCAAATAGAGAAGCTAACGAGTAATGTATATGATGATAAAGCTATGATTAGTTCAAAATATATGCGTATGTTTTTTTTGATGTAAATGTCAAGATTTATACCAGGTTTTTCGTTTTACAGAGTTGTGGATAACCACTTATTACAAGATAAAGaggagagaaaagaaaaaaaaaagaaacagagcaagCAGCAACAAGCAACAACAAGCAGAGCAAAACAATGAGATGGATTGGGAACTTATATGCGTATGTTTTTACTCAAAGGGAACCGTTGtatgcaattttatttttaacaatctaaagacaattatttttttcaaaaaattaatctaaaaaCAATGAGATGGATTGCTTCGCGAAACcttatttaaaaaactttaaCGTAACATCAATAACTTGTGACAAAACGAATATCATAAAGATGTGTGATAATTACACATAGTGGCCTACGTTctattgtaaaaatatatttatacaaaaaaattataaatacaaactaatatatCTGTTTAATCTTTATGAAAAAAACTAGATGAGTATTAGACTGTcagttaatattttatcaataatattttgtttctttttcaacaattaaaatcaaaatttagttaatttgttTACCTGAGCTATTATTATTTGATAACTTTACTTAACAAgagaaatagaaaacaaaagaaacaacaaatcaggatctaaaacaaaaaggaaatacacattttaaatatatttttttcaatcacATTTCTAACCAaagtaaaataaagaaaacacaatGTTAAAAATACAAGACttagttgctcaaaaaaaaaatacaagactTAAACTCAAAATAAGAAGTCAAAACGATGTTTTCTGatcatttttactttttcaaaatGTGGCCGTaataataattgtaaataatttGTCACTGTGTATATGATGCGAAACTATTCCTAATTttcattacaatttttttatagcTATAAAATCAAAATTCCTATAGTATAGTTAAAACAAACATTTAACTGTTTGGTGGCTAAAAGATCAATGcaatcaattatttttattttaaaccgAGAAAATAACTACATATCGACTGAAAAGGAATGGACATCTCAAGTCTCAACGTAGAACAAAAACACCCCCAAAAATACTATAAGCAGCTTAAGAGATGTCTTCATAGCCTCTCGTAAAGGACGAATTGAAGTATcactttgaaaagaaaaaaaaacaattctgaAATTATTTTCTTGTTCGATTCACGTTCATGCATCCTCTCCACAAGAAACTGGTAAGCATTTCTTCTTCGTTTCTTTTGCCCAGCGTAATAACGgcacacaaaatatttttaaaaaaaaaaacagacgcCAACTCTAAGCGAAAAAGCGGTAAATTTCTCCAAAACGAAATGGGTATTTTAAGACGCTCCAGGAGGATTCTTGTGTCCGATACCTTGACTAGGGCCTTGGTGAGTTGGTCTGAACGCATCTTGTTCGATGTTCTTGAAGCGATTGATCTTGTGGTACCACACAAAATCATCTTTTGGCGGCTCAGGTGGTGACCAGGAAACAACCGGCGCATGTCGAGCTCCTGTTGTAGTCTCAAAGTGTAGTTGTATCGCCAGAAGAATTATAAGAAAAGCAGAAAAAAACGTGATTGAATAGCCACGATTCACCATCACTGAGAACTTTGGGTTttagtaattaataaaattttaaacctttGAAGCGTCTGCTCAAGTGGTTGCTTCCTTCTCACAAATTAAGAGATCAGAGGTGTGAAATTAAAGAAGGAGAGGACCTTACAAAATCGTATCACTCGCCGCTCAAGACTAATGTTAGAACATGCATATGCATGGACACTTATATATAGCTAGTTCTTAAAGTAGAGTGTATTTTTAAACGCCTCTTTTGAAAGTGCGCAAGAGTGTGTACATGCACTAAAGACCTGACCGTTGTATTTACTGTCTACAAAGATAGACACATAGGGTCTCCAAAcaactttttgttatttttttaattctttttattggATTTAGCACGGTTTCTAAGTCCAAGTTTTAGTTAAAACATAAGTACATAACTAATTTTGGAGGCTGAGTATGCCCCTTGATAAGAAGAGGTTTAAGCATTCCAACCACAGAAAAAGCACTCAAAGCCAACCGAATGGATCTACCTGACTATGTCGTATTTACTTTAggaacaaaaataatttatataatttttgttatttcagATTAAGACATAGCCCGTACATATAATTGTATTGAGTTGAACTGATCCTCTGTATTAACTCATGGAACGTAAATTGGT is a genomic window containing:
- the LOC108808757 gene encoding precursor of CEP4-like, whose product is MVNRGYSITFFSAFLIILLAIQLHFETTTGARHAPVVSWSPPEPPKDDFVWYHKINRFKNIEQDAFRPTHQGPSQGIGHKNPPGAS